Proteins encoded within one genomic window of uncultured Draconibacterium sp.:
- the uvrA gene encoding excinuclease ABC subunit UvrA: MSNSKNAKYIEIQNARVHNLKNISLKIPRNKFIVVTGVSGSGKSSLAFDTLFAEGQRRYVESLSSYARQFLGRINKPEVDFINGIPPAIAIEQKVNTRNPRSTVGTSTEIYDYLKLLYARIGKTISPVSGQVVSRNSVTDVVDYINSFDEGTRLIIVAPLKAKNGRTILQEVELLMQQGFSRIETNDEVKRIDELVKAESDDFCNGSCNLVIDRAAVKHDEDTQSRLADSVQTAFYEGHGECLVKIYKKEGTESKSFSNRFEADGIEFEEPTVHMFSFNNPVGACPTCEGYGKVIGIDEDLVIPNKSLSIYQDAIACWKGEKMSKWKNELIYSAEKFDFPIHKPFYELSEEQKFLIWTGNQYFDGLNQFFKYLEEGSYKIQYRVMLSRYRGKTVCPECKGSRLKKEAGYVKVADKSLQELVLMPVSELKEFFLKMKLNDHEKAVAKRILIEINNRLEFLDDVGLGYLTLNRLSSTLSGGESQRINLATSLGSSLVGSLYILDEPSIGLHSRDTEKLIKVLRRLQKFGNTVLVVEHDEEIIRAADEVIDIGPMAGQHGGEVVFQGTHTDLVKNPKSLTTQYLTGIEDIPVPKQRRKWTNSIEVVGARENNLKNVTARFPLNTLTVITGVSGSGKSSLISKILTPALTKILGGYGEKTGHHDAILGDYKMINAIEFIDQNPIGKSSRSNPVTYLKAYDEIRKLLSEQQASKIQGLKPSHFSFNVDGGRCDECQGEGTIKVEMQFLADVYLLCESCGGKRFKEDILDVKYKGLNVDDILNLTVNAAIELFKQGKSSTEKKITKRLQPLQDVGLGYIKLGQASSTLSGGESQRVKLASFLAKEKDSPTLFIFDEPTTGLHFHDIRKLLDSFNALISRGHSILIIEHNMDVIKSADWIIDLGPEGGDKGGNLVFEGTPEDLIKEKNSYTGEALKEKL; this comes from the coding sequence ATGTCTAATAGTAAAAATGCTAAATATATTGAGATTCAGAACGCAAGGGTTCATAATTTAAAAAATATAAGCTTAAAAATACCCCGAAATAAATTCATTGTTGTAACCGGAGTTTCCGGTTCAGGGAAGTCTTCGCTGGCTTTTGATACACTTTTTGCCGAAGGTCAACGCCGTTATGTAGAAAGTCTGTCGTCGTATGCCCGTCAGTTTCTCGGACGAATAAATAAACCCGAAGTTGACTTTATTAACGGAATTCCGCCGGCAATTGCCATCGAGCAAAAGGTAAACACCCGGAACCCGCGCTCAACGGTTGGTACATCAACCGAGATTTACGATTACCTGAAGTTGCTTTACGCGCGTATTGGAAAAACCATTTCTCCGGTTTCGGGGCAGGTAGTTTCGAGAAACAGCGTAACCGATGTTGTGGACTACATCAATAGTTTTGATGAAGGAACACGCCTGATTATTGTTGCGCCGTTAAAAGCCAAGAACGGACGGACTATTCTGCAGGAAGTTGAACTGCTGATGCAACAAGGATTTTCGCGCATTGAGACCAACGACGAAGTAAAACGTATTGACGAACTGGTAAAAGCGGAAAGCGATGATTTTTGCAACGGAAGTTGCAACCTGGTTATCGACCGTGCAGCCGTTAAACACGATGAAGATACACAAAGCCGACTTGCCGACTCGGTTCAAACGGCTTTTTACGAAGGACACGGCGAATGTTTGGTTAAAATATATAAAAAGGAAGGTACTGAATCAAAGAGCTTTTCGAACCGTTTTGAAGCCGATGGAATTGAATTTGAAGAGCCAACGGTTCACATGTTCAGTTTTAATAATCCGGTTGGCGCCTGCCCTACTTGCGAAGGATACGGGAAAGTGATTGGCATTGACGAGGATCTTGTCATTCCAAATAAATCGCTGTCGATTTACCAGGATGCCATAGCCTGTTGGAAAGGAGAAAAAATGAGCAAGTGGAAAAATGAGTTGATCTATTCGGCCGAAAAGTTTGATTTCCCGATTCACAAGCCATTTTATGAGCTTAGTGAAGAACAGAAATTCCTGATTTGGACGGGTAATCAATATTTTGATGGTTTAAACCAGTTTTTCAAATATCTTGAAGAAGGCAGCTACAAAATACAATACCGCGTAATGTTATCTCGTTACCGGGGAAAAACGGTTTGCCCCGAGTGCAAAGGAAGCCGTTTGAAAAAAGAAGCCGGTTATGTTAAAGTCGCTGATAAATCGCTTCAGGAACTGGTTTTGATGCCGGTTTCCGAATTAAAGGAGTTTTTCCTGAAAATGAAATTAAACGATCATGAAAAAGCAGTTGCCAAACGTATCCTCATCGAGATTAACAATCGCCTGGAGTTCCTGGACGATGTAGGTCTGGGCTATCTTACTCTTAACCGGTTGTCGTCGACTTTATCGGGTGGTGAATCGCAGCGGATTAACCTGGCAACTTCGCTAGGAAGTAGTTTGGTGGGGTCGTTGTATATTCTGGATGAACCGAGTATCGGACTGCATTCGCGTGATACCGAGAAACTGATTAAAGTATTACGCCGACTGCAAAAATTTGGAAATACCGTGCTGGTTGTTGAGCATGACGAAGAAATTATTCGTGCTGCCGACGAGGTAATCGATATTGGTCCGATGGCCGGGCAACACGGAGGAGAAGTTGTTTTTCAGGGCACACACACCGATCTGGTTAAAAATCCGAAGAGTCTTACCACACAATACCTGACGGGTATTGAAGATATACCCGTTCCTAAACAACGCAGAAAATGGACCAACTCGATTGAAGTTGTTGGTGCACGCGAGAATAACCTGAAAAATGTTACTGCCAGGTTTCCTCTAAATACCTTAACAGTAATTACCGGAGTTAGTGGATCAGGAAAATCTTCGCTTATTTCAAAGATCCTCACTCCTGCCCTGACTAAAATTCTGGGTGGATATGGTGAAAAAACCGGTCATCACGATGCAATTCTGGGGGATTACAAAATGATCAATGCGATTGAGTTCATCGATCAAAATCCGATTGGAAAATCATCACGTTCCAACCCGGTGACATACCTGAAAGCTTACGACGAAATACGAAAATTATTGTCGGAGCAGCAGGCTTCAAAAATACAGGGATTAAAACCGTCACACTTCTCGTTTAATGTTGACGGTGGCCGTTGCGACGAATGCCAGGGTGAAGGAACCATTAAAGTAGAGATGCAGTTTTTAGCCGACGTTTACCTGCTTTGTGAAAGCTGTGGAGGAAAACGATTTAAAGAAGACATTTTAGATGTAAAATACAAAGGTCTGAATGTTGACGATATTCTGAACCTAACTGTAAATGCAGCCATCGAACTTTTTAAGCAAGGCAAAAGCTCTACGGAAAAGAAAATTACCAAACGCCTGCAACCGTTGCAGGATGTTGGTTTGGGCTACATAAAACTGGGACAGGCATCGAGCACTTTATCGGGCGGTGAAAGTCAGCGTGTAAAACTGGCTTCGTTCCTGGCAAAGGAAAAAGATTCACCAACTCTGTTTATTTTCGACGAACCAACTACAGGGCTACATTTCCACGATATCCGCAAATTGCTCGATTCGTTTAACGCACTTATTTCACGGGGGCACTCCATTCTTATCATTGAGCACAATATGGATGTAATTAAATCTGCCGACTGGATTATCGATCTTGGACCGGAAGGTGGTGATAAAGGAGGCAACCTTGTTTTTGAAGGAACTCCTGAAGATTTGATCAAGGAGAAAAACTCGTATACCGGAGAAGCTTTAAAAGAAAAATTATAA
- a CDS encoding sigma-70 family RNA polymerase sigma factor: MFRLDKLNDNELVQRFIQGDHESLEILIVRHKSRVYSYILLIVKNQDLAEDIFQDTFIKVIRSLKRGKYVENGKFVSWVLRIAHNLIIDHFRKEKLQGTISNDSSDIDIFNSQKFSEETIEDQMVYSQILSEVKHLVKELPEDQQQVVYMRHYMGLSFKEIAEQTEVSINTALGRMRYALINLRKLVEEKKLNLTSF, translated from the coding sequence ATGTTCAGACTCGACAAACTGAACGATAATGAACTCGTTCAACGATTTATTCAAGGCGATCATGAGTCTCTTGAAATTTTAATAGTTCGACATAAGAGCAGAGTATACTCGTATATTTTGTTGATTGTTAAGAACCAGGATTTAGCAGAAGATATCTTTCAGGATACTTTTATCAAAGTCATACGCTCGTTAAAACGCGGGAAGTATGTCGAAAACGGTAAATTTGTTTCCTGGGTGCTTCGGATAGCGCACAATCTAATTATCGACCACTTCAGGAAAGAAAAACTGCAGGGGACGATTTCTAACGACAGCTCCGATATTGACATCTTCAATTCACAAAAGTTTTCGGAAGAGACCATTGAGGACCAAATGGTTTATTCGCAAATTCTGAGTGAAGTAAAGCATCTCGTAAAAGAGTTGCCCGAAGACCAGCAGCAGGTAGTTTATATGCGTCACTATATGGGCCTCAGTTTTAAGGAAATAGCCGAACAAACTGAGGTGAGTATTAACACGGCTTTGGGCCGGATGCGTTACGCTTTAATTAACCTGCGAAAACTTGTGGAGGAAAAGAAATTGAACCTCACTTCTTTTTAA
- the nhaA gene encoding Na+/H+ antiporter NhaA, producing MKFIKDPINKFVQLETSSSIVLFTATIAALLLANSPLSHDFLAFWKNYITFSVPSFELSKPIYKWINDGLMAIFFFLIGLEIKREVLTGELSHVKKASLPLFAAIGGMIIPATLFTVLNLGNAGGEGWGIPMAADIAFSLGILTLLGNRVPNGIKVFLMAFAIIDDLGAVLVIAFFYSSNLIWTNIFIGLAIVAALVVLSRFQYYSKYLFFISGIIVWVLFLKSGIHATIAGVLMAMTIPLRRKTDTRSFYERGKELLENFLDECRSQDKGEKSVLTHNQMHAIEELEELTENTTSPLQHSEHMLHGWVSYMIMPLFAFANAGVAFSLSGDTNLALSTNIAISMVVGNFIGIFSFSWLSIKLNIAELPENVNFKQLAGVSFLGGLGFTMSLFINSLAYTDGALIDSAKMGILFGSLIAGTLGYITIRFTTKNK from the coding sequence ATGAAATTCATAAAAGATCCGATTAACAAATTTGTCCAGCTCGAAACCTCGAGTAGCATTGTGCTTTTTACGGCAACTATTGCTGCATTACTTCTGGCTAATAGTCCGCTAAGTCACGACTTTCTGGCATTCTGGAAAAATTATATCACATTCAGCGTACCCAGTTTTGAATTATCGAAACCTATATACAAATGGATTAACGATGGTTTAATGGCCATTTTCTTTTTCCTTATCGGCCTGGAAATTAAAAGAGAAGTACTTACCGGAGAACTGAGCCATGTAAAAAAGGCTTCATTACCCCTATTTGCTGCTATTGGCGGAATGATAATTCCGGCTACTTTATTTACGGTGCTAAACCTTGGTAATGCCGGTGGCGAAGGATGGGGAATCCCTATGGCGGCTGATATTGCATTCTCGCTGGGAATACTTACACTGCTGGGGAACCGGGTACCAAATGGTATTAAAGTATTTTTAATGGCTTTTGCCATTATCGACGACCTTGGAGCCGTTTTGGTTATTGCGTTCTTTTACAGCTCGAATCTTATCTGGACCAATATTTTCATTGGGTTGGCAATTGTTGCCGCACTGGTTGTACTTTCGCGCTTCCAGTATTATTCGAAATACCTCTTTTTTATCAGCGGTATAATTGTTTGGGTACTGTTCCTGAAATCAGGAATTCATGCCACCATTGCCGGAGTTTTAATGGCAATGACAATTCCTCTTCGCAGAAAAACAGATACACGCTCGTTTTACGAAAGGGGAAAAGAGCTGCTTGAAAATTTTCTGGATGAATGCAGAAGTCAGGATAAAGGAGAAAAAAGCGTACTTACTCACAACCAAATGCACGCCATTGAAGAGCTGGAAGAACTTACCGAAAACACTACATCGCCGCTGCAACACAGCGAACACATGTTACACGGATGGGTATCATACATGATTATGCCGCTTTTTGCCTTTGCAAATGCCGGTGTTGCCTTTAGTTTATCAGGAGATACGAACCTGGCATTATCAACAAACATTGCAATAAGTATGGTGGTTGGTAATTTCATTGGGATATTTTCATTCTCGTGGTTATCGATAAAGCTTAACATTGCCGAACTACCCGAAAACGTTAATTTTAAACAATTGGCCGGTGTTTCGTTCCTTGGAGGACTAGGTTTCACCATGTCGCTATTTATAAATAGTTTGGCCTACACCGACGGAGCTCTAATTGATTCGGCAAAAATGGGGATTCTGTTTGGATCGCTAATTGCAGGTACACTTGGATATATAACCATAAGATTTACTACAAAGAATAAATAG
- a CDS encoding SPFH domain-containing protein, whose product MEKQHSALSGYMFLFLEIILMIVIIFGFMRGMIVPAIVLIPVFILVAIGFTVVDPNQSCVMVLFGAYKGTIKTNGFYWVNPFYVRKKISLRARNFDSEPIKVNDKLGNPIMIGLVLVWKVEETYRAAFGVDEFEHFVVVQSEAALRKLAGMYPYDNIEDENAKVTLRDGTEEVNEKLEAEIIERLEIAGIHVIEARINHIAYAQEIAQAMLKRQQATAIVAARYKIVEGAVSMVEMALDELSEKSIVELDEDKKATMVSNLMVVLCGDKDATPVVNTGSLYQ is encoded by the coding sequence ATGGAAAAACAACATTCAGCTTTATCAGGTTACATGTTCCTGTTTCTGGAAATCATTTTAATGATAGTTATCATTTTCGGTTTTATGCGGGGTATGATCGTGCCGGCAATTGTGTTAATACCGGTATTTATTCTTGTTGCTATTGGTTTTACAGTGGTCGATCCCAACCAGAGCTGTGTAATGGTTTTGTTTGGTGCGTACAAAGGCACAATTAAAACCAACGGATTTTACTGGGTGAATCCTTTTTACGTGCGTAAGAAGATCTCGCTTCGGGCAAGAAATTTCGATAGCGAGCCCATTAAGGTAAACGACAAACTGGGTAACCCGATTATGATCGGTCTGGTACTGGTTTGGAAGGTAGAAGAAACCTACAGAGCTGCTTTCGGCGTAGATGAGTTCGAACATTTTGTTGTTGTACAAAGCGAAGCCGCTCTAAGAAAGCTGGCGGGTATGTATCCGTACGACAATATCGAGGATGAAAATGCAAAAGTTACACTGCGTGACGGTACCGAGGAAGTAAACGAAAAACTGGAAGCCGAAATTATTGAACGACTCGAGATTGCCGGTATTCATGTTATCGAGGCGCGAATTAACCACATTGCTTACGCGCAGGAAATTGCCCAGGCAATGTTAAAACGTCAGCAGGCTACGGCAATTGTTGCTGCCCGTTACAAAATTGTTGAAGGTGCAGTTAGTATGGTAGAAATGGCCCTTGATGAGTTGAGTGAGAAAAGTATTGTAGAGCTTGATGAGGATAAAAAAGCAACCATGGTAAGTAACTTAATGGTTGTACTGTGTGGCGATAAAGATGCAACGCCTGTGGTGAATACCGGATCACTTTATCAATAA
- a CDS encoding Arc family DNA-binding protein produces MAKKKSFVLRVSPEMMEAVEKWAADDFRSINGQIEWIIHKALKDARRLKKGSDDG; encoded by the coding sequence ATGGCGAAGAAGAAATCGTTTGTATTACGCGTGAGCCCGGAGATGATGGAGGCCGTTGAAAAATGGGCAGCCGATGATTTCAGAAGTATTAACGGGCAAATTGAATGGATAATACATAAGGCATTAAAAGATGCAAGACGACTAAAAAAAGGTTCGGACGATGGGTAG
- a CDS encoding zinc ribbon domain-containing protein, with product MKKHFSCPKCSSWEYEEDAIRTTGAGFTRFFDIQNRKFIAISCKRCGYTELYKAGRGSTAGSILDFLTSS from the coding sequence ATGAAAAAACATTTCAGTTGTCCCAAGTGCAGTAGCTGGGAATACGAAGAGGACGCAATCAGAACAACCGGAGCCGGATTTACACGATTTTTTGACATTCAAAACCGAAAGTTTATTGCTATTTCCTGTAAACGATGCGGTTATACCGAATTGTATAAAGCCGGAAGAGGTAGTACCGCTGGTAGTATTCTTGATTTCTTAACCTCGTCGTAA
- a CDS encoding diphosphate--fructose-6-phosphate 1-phosphotransferase, translating into MSISALQKERAKYQPKLPKSLKGNVKLVEGAKTESVADQKEIAELFPNTYGMPLITFEAADAAAERQPVNVGVILSGGQAPGGHNVISGIFDGIKNIHPDSKLYGFLGGPGGLVDHKYMELTSDIIDDYRNTGGFDIIGSGRTKLEEEAQFDKGLEIAKDLSLNALVIIGGDDSNTNACVLAEYYAKIDAGVQVIGCPKTIDGDLKNEMIETSFGFDTATKVYSELIGNIQRDANSAKKYWHFIKLMGRSASHIGLECALKTQPNITLISEEVAEKKQTLGEVVDYMAGIVANRAADGNNFGVALIPEGLIEFIPEMKTLISELNDLLAEGTETEKEFKMLKKSHRNEWVASQLSETSASVFSSLPTGIATQLTLDRDPHGNVQVSLIETEKLLGEMVKTRLDEMKEAGEFAGKFGTQYHFFGYEGRCAAPSNFDADYCYSLGYTASELISEGKTGYMASVRNTTAAADEWIAGGVPVTMMMNMEKRHGHMKPVIQKALVELDGAPYKFFVTKRGEWATGTEFVYPGPIQYFGPTEVCDQTTETLKLEQA; encoded by the coding sequence ATGAGTATTAGCGCATTACAAAAAGAAAGGGCTAAATATCAGCCTAAACTACCTAAATCGTTAAAAGGCAATGTAAAATTGGTTGAGGGTGCAAAAACCGAATCGGTTGCCGACCAAAAAGAAATTGCAGAACTGTTTCCGAATACTTACGGAATGCCGTTAATTACTTTCGAAGCTGCTGATGCTGCTGCCGAAAGACAACCGGTTAACGTTGGTGTAATCCTTTCAGGAGGTCAGGCTCCGGGCGGCCACAACGTAATTTCAGGTATTTTCGATGGTATCAAGAATATCCATCCTGATAGTAAATTGTACGGTTTCTTAGGTGGTCCCGGCGGATTGGTTGATCACAAATACATGGAGCTTACTTCTGATATTATTGATGATTACCGTAACACCGGTGGTTTCGATATTATTGGTTCTGGTCGTACAAAACTGGAAGAAGAAGCGCAGTTCGACAAAGGTTTGGAAATTGCAAAAGATCTTAGCCTTAATGCGCTGGTAATTATTGGTGGCGACGACTCAAACACCAATGCTTGTGTATTGGCCGAGTACTACGCTAAAATCGATGCAGGTGTTCAGGTAATTGGTTGTCCAAAAACAATTGATGGTGACCTTAAAAACGAAATGATCGAAACTTCGTTTGGTTTCGACACGGCTACAAAAGTTTATTCAGAGTTGATCGGTAACATTCAGCGTGATGCCAACTCAGCTAAAAAATACTGGCACTTTATTAAACTGATGGGGCGTTCTGCTTCTCATATTGGTTTAGAGTGTGCTTTAAAAACACAACCAAACATTACTTTAATTTCGGAAGAAGTTGCTGAAAAGAAACAAACGCTGGGAGAAGTAGTAGATTACATGGCTGGTATTGTTGCCAACCGTGCTGCTGATGGTAACAACTTTGGTGTTGCCCTTATTCCTGAAGGTTTGATCGAATTCATTCCTGAAATGAAAACTTTGATTTCGGAATTAAATGATCTTTTGGCTGAAGGAACTGAAACAGAGAAAGAATTTAAAATGTTGAAGAAAAGTCACCGTAACGAGTGGGTAGCCAGCCAACTTTCTGAAACATCTGCAAGCGTTTTCAGCTCATTGCCAACAGGTATTGCAACTCAGTTAACTTTAGATCGCGATCCTCATGGAAACGTTCAGGTATCGTTAATCGAAACTGAAAAGCTGCTTGGTGAAATGGTAAAAACACGTTTGGATGAAATGAAAGAAGCAGGTGAGTTTGCCGGAAAATTTGGTACACAGTATCACTTCTTCGGTTACGAAGGACGTTGTGCAGCTCCATCAAACTTCGATGCTGACTATTGCTATTCATTAGGTTACACGGCTTCTGAATTGATTTCAGAGGGAAAAACAGGTTATATGGCGTCGGTACGTAACACAACGGCTGCTGCCGACGAGTGGATTGCCGGTGGTGTACCAGTAACCATGATGATGAACATGGAAAAACGTCACGGACATATGAAACCGGTAATTCAGAAGGCACTGGTTGAATTGGATGGTGCTCCATATAAATTCTTCGTTACAAAACGTGGCGAGTGGGCAACAGGAACCGAGTTCGTTTATCCTGGTCCTATCCAGTATTTCGGTCCGACTGAAGTTTGCGACCAAACAACAGAAACATTAAAATTAGAGCAAGCGTAA